Proteins co-encoded in one Methanobrevibacter sp. genomic window:
- a CDS encoding 6-hydroxymethylpterin diphosphokinase MptE-like protein, with product MEFGLWQRWYNDILDDFGFSQEDDEYCAKQLDEILFKQNPLTLDDLYLKVTNNRKIDKCIVFGAGPSLKNNIIELKNDYDLNDYVLIAADGATTALIEERIIPDIVVTDLDGKLDDILLANTRDSAVVIHAHGNNLDNIIDYTPYFDNVLGTTQSKPHGNLYNFGGFTDGDRAIFLAVALGAQEVLLAGMDFGDIVTQYSRPDNEKFLQEADDIKKKKLEYAEKLTNWVSENTNVDILFL from the coding sequence ATGGAATTCGGTCTTTGGCAAAGATGGTATAATGATATTCTAGATGATTTCGGATTTTCACAGGAAGATGACGAATACTGTGCAAAACAATTGGATGAGATATTATTTAAACAGAATCCTCTTACATTGGATGATTTGTATTTAAAAGTAACAAACAATAGAAAAATAGACAAATGCATAGTTTTTGGAGCTGGACCTTCATTAAAAAACAATATAATCGAACTTAAAAATGACTATGATCTTAATGACTATGTTCTAATAGCTGCTGACGGCGCCACCACCGCATTAATCGAGGAGAGGATAATTCCAGATATCGTTGTCACAGATTTGGATGGGAAGCTGGATGATATCCTGCTTGCAAATACAAGGGATTCCGCTGTTGTCATCCATGCTCATGGAAACAATCTGGATAACATTATAGATTACACTCCTTATTTTGATAATGTTTTGGGAACAACCCAGTCAAAGCCTCATGGAAATCTTTATAATTTTGGAGGATTTACAGATGGGGATAGGGCAATTTTCCTGGCTGTTGCATTAGGTGCACAGGAGGTATTGTTGGCTGGAATGGACTTTGGAGATATTGTAACCCAGTATTCAAGACCAGACAATGAAAAGTTTTTGCAGGAAGCTGATGATATCAAAAAGAAAAAGTTGGAATATGCAGAAAAATTAACAAATTGGGTCAGTGAAAACACAAATGTTGATATTTTATTTTTATAA
- a CDS encoding DUF6198 family protein produces MTIGVAFSFKSNLGSSPISSIPYSISLIWGIDVGTATIGFHIILVFIEFLLLRKDFQAKFLLQIVAGVIFGWFTNIAVYLVGFIPDFGIVGSFVFLAISIVIVAFGIFLYLPPDIVQLAGEGVMQAVAIVSNQPFPKVKVLFDSSMVVISFLMCGFFIGNFFASVGIGTVLAAILIGTTLKYIVKGFKLLTGRTVDLKQM; encoded by the coding sequence ATGACTATTGGGGTAGCATTTTCATTTAAATCAAATCTGGGATCTTCTCCAATCAGCTCAATTCCTTACTCAATTTCACTTATCTGGGGAATTGACGTAGGTACAGCTACAATAGGATTCCATATAATCTTGGTTTTTATTGAATTTCTGCTTCTAAGAAAGGATTTTCAAGCTAAATTCCTGCTTCAGATAGTTGCAGGTGTGATTTTCGGATGGTTTACAAACATTGCAGTTTATCTTGTAGGTTTCATACCCGATTTCGGAATTGTAGGATCATTCGTATTTTTAGCTATCAGTATCGTAATTGTGGCCTTTGGAATCTTCCTGTATCTTCCTCCCGACATAGTGCAGCTGGCAGGGGAAGGTGTTATGCAGGCTGTTGCAATCGTCTCAAACCAGCCATTTCCCAAAGTCAAGGTTTTGTTCGACTCCTCAATGGTTGTGATCTCATTCTTGATGTGCGGATTTTTCATAGGAAATTTCTTTGCAAGTGTTGGCATTGGAACGGTATTGGCAGCTATCCTTATTGGAACAACATTGAAATACATTGTCAAAGGATTTAAGTTGTTGACAGGCAGAACAGTGGACTTGAAACAGATGTAG
- a CDS encoding DUF6198 family protein: MITLGVGFSIKSNLGSTPVSTIPYTMDLIWGIEIGIATIIFHAILVGIELVLLRSDFKPKHFLQVFVGVLFGWFTSISVSLTAMLPIPSNFYISIALIVLSTFLVALGLFFYVPANIIPLSVEGVTQAIAIVSNQPFPKIKVLFDVTVVASSVVLCYLFLGIIGGSVGIGTIISALFVGTTLKYIQKLHRYVTGQPVDLKKM; encoded by the coding sequence TTGATTACTTTGGGGGTTGGCTTTTCAATAAAATCCAATCTTGGTTCAACTCCTGTAAGTACAATTCCCTATACTATGGATCTTATTTGGGGAATCGAAATAGGGATTGCAACAATAATATTTCATGCAATTCTTGTAGGTATAGAATTGGTCCTTTTGAGGTCTGACTTTAAGCCAAAACATTTTCTCCAGGTCTTTGTAGGGGTGCTTTTCGGATGGTTCACATCAATTTCAGTATCTCTGACTGCAATGTTACCTATCCCAAGCAATTTTTACATAAGCATTGCATTGATTGTTTTGAGTACTTTTCTGGTGGCTTTGGGGCTGTTCTTCTATGTTCCGGCAAATATCATTCCATTGTCTGTAGAGGGTGTAACTCAGGCAATCGCTATTGTGTCAAACCAGCCTTTTCCAAAAATAAAGGTATTGTTTGACGTTACAGTGGTGGCAAGTTCTGTAGTGCTGTGTTACCTGTTTCTGGGAATAATTGGGGGAAGCGTAGGAATCGGAACTATAATTTCTGCCTTGTTTGTAGGAACCACATTGAAATACATACAGAAACTCCATAGATATGTAACAGGTCAGCCAGTTGACCTAAAAAAGATGTAG
- a CDS encoding alanine--glyoxylate aminotransferase family protein, translating into MDDVLLMLPGPTTVHPRVLNAMAQAVVNHRSAKYGEILTETSELMADAFQTKNQAYLLTGSGTAAMEAAISNVLNPGEKVLNVVGGKFGERFMKIAQAHGIDTQELAVEWGTAVTPEAVKEALDADEDIKAITVVHNETSTGVAAPIKEVGKVMKDYDALYIVDTVSSLGGDEVKVDDFGIDVCVTGSQKCLAAPPGMAAITLSDDAWDKVEKVTPNGFYLDMKAYKKSGDKTPPETPYTPSVSLTYAMNEALKMVKEEGLDNRVARHHKAAKASVDAVKALGLELFADEDVSSATVTAVKMPEGITDADFRGTTRDKYGVELAGGQDHLKGNIFRIGHMGNISYKELLQTFGAIGMTLKELGVIDEAGAGVASIADSYSA; encoded by the coding sequence ATGGACGATGTTTTATTAATGCTTCCAGGACCAACAACAGTGCATCCTAGAGTGCTCAACGCTATGGCACAGGCTGTTGTTAACCACAGAAGTGCTAAATACGGAGAAATTTTAACTGAAACAAGCGAATTAATGGCTGATGCTTTCCAAACCAAAAATCAGGCTTACCTACTTACCGGATCCGGAACCGCTGCAATGGAAGCAGCTATCAGTAACGTCTTAAACCCTGGTGAAAAAGTATTGAACGTTGTAGGTGGAAAGTTCGGTGAACGTTTCATGAAAATAGCTCAAGCTCATGGAATCGATACTCAAGAGTTAGCTGTTGAATGGGGAACTGCAGTTACACCTGAAGCTGTAAAAGAAGCATTGGATGCTGATGAAGACATTAAAGCTATTACTGTTGTCCACAATGAAACTTCCACTGGAGTAGCTGCTCCAATCAAAGAAGTTGGAAAAGTTATGAAGGATTATGATGCATTGTACATCGTAGATACCGTATCTTCCCTTGGTGGGGATGAAGTAAAGGTAGATGACTTTGGAATCGATGTCTGTGTTACCGGTTCACAGAAATGTCTAGCAGCACCACCTGGAATGGCTGCAATTACCTTAAGCGACGATGCATGGGACAAAGTTGAAAAAGTTACTCCTAACGGATTCTACCTTGACATGAAGGCTTACAAGAAAAGCGGAGACAAAACTCCTCCAGAAACACCTTACACACCATCCGTTTCACTTACATATGCAATGAACGAAGCATTGAAAATGGTTAAAGAGGAAGGTTTAGACAACAGAGTCGCACGTCACCACAAAGCTGCAAAAGCTAGTGTAGATGCGGTTAAAGCTCTCGGATTGGAATTGTTCGCAGACGAAGACGTATCCTCAGCTACAGTAACTGCTGTAAAAATGCCTGAAGGAATTACCGACGCTGACTTTAGAGGAACCACACGTGACAAGTATGGTGTTGAATTAGCTGGTGGTCAAGATCACCTAAAAGGAAACATCTTCAGAATAGGTCATATGGGAAACATTTCCTACAAGGAATTACTCCAAACCTTTGGAGCTATCGGAATGACCTTAAAAGAATTAGGTGTAATTGACGAAGCTGGTGCTGGTGTAGCATCAATTGCAGATTCCTATTCTGCTTAA
- a CDS encoding GerW family sporulation protein — protein MEDTNVKTTVEELQKLLNIENFIGEPIETEDKLLIPVMRAGFGFGSGQNLLGQESNDIVGAGAGAEPVSMVIIPKDKEGIEGIRVINLTGGNEVNKALSDLGLIVTDLINEFVIKPKKEDEDFDEAEFIEPEFKTTDEE, from the coding sequence ATGGAAGATACAAACGTTAAGACAACCGTTGAAGAGCTTCAGAAGTTACTTAATATTGAAAATTTCATTGGCGAGCCTATTGAAACTGAAGATAAGCTTCTCATTCCAGTTATGAGAGCAGGATTCGGATTCGGAAGCGGTCAAAACCTCTTAGGCCAGGAATCAAATGACATTGTTGGTGCAGGTGCAGGTGCCGAACCGGTTTCAATGGTAATTATTCCAAAGGACAAGGAAGGCATTGAAGGAATTCGTGTGATAAACCTTACCGGAGGAAATGAAGTCAATAAGGCTCTTAGTGACCTTGGTTTGATTGTAACCGACTTGATAAATGAATTCGTCATCAAACCTAAAAAAGAAGATGAAGACTTTGATGAAGCTGAATTCATCGAGCCTGAATTTAAAACTACTGATGAAGAATAA
- a CDS encoding DUF2953 domain-containing protein, which yields MWFLLIVEIILIAVILIIIAFLHLGVDLVGNFSKEGSELNFTFEVLVFSRIKIYGVEYPRAKDEKDKEKSKKKRKITLNMVEPCIGSLLEFLKKLILSLNVRKLESHLDFGLNSYVSTAKYVGYMWAFLVFPNTALNNTKLSVTPCFNGPVFDFKGIVDIRINLLKMIIPTLKLLRDKNVLKLIREAI from the coding sequence GTGTGGTTTCTTTTGATTGTTGAAATTATCCTAATAGCCGTCATCCTAATCATAATAGCTTTTCTCCATTTAGGAGTTGACCTTGTAGGCAATTTCTCAAAAGAAGGATCCGAACTTAACTTTACCTTTGAAGTACTTGTTTTTTCTAGAATAAAGATTTACGGCGTGGAATATCCAAGAGCAAAGGATGAAAAAGATAAAGAGAAGTCTAAAAAGAAAAGAAAGATTACCCTTAATATGGTTGAACCCTGCATTGGAAGCCTTTTGGAATTCCTGAAAAAATTGATCTTGTCATTGAATGTCAGAAAACTGGAAAGTCATTTGGATTTTGGTTTGAATAGCTACGTGTCAACGGCAAAATATGTTGGTTACATGTGGGCATTTCTTGTATTTCCAAATACTGCATTAAATAATACAAAGTTGAGTGTGACTCCATGTTTTAATGGACCAGTATTTGATTTTAAAGGCATAGTCGATATCAGAATAAATCTGCTGAAAATGATAATCCCGACATTGAAGCTGCTAAGGGATAAAAATGTTTTGAAACTTATAAGAGAGGCAATATAA
- a CDS encoding thiamine pyrophosphate-binding protein, with the protein MNAAHKLVEILEENGIEYIFGIPGEQILPLYEALQKSSIKHILMRHELAAAHAADAYSRITGKLGVCIATAGPGALNLVMGVATAFKDRVPMLVITGDNPTYNKYGDEFQAFPLGDIFEHVALESYDPDNATDAITDLYEIFDAFEVYPRGPKHLNLSKDILLEDDYEVIKGNYIANFDYGNTCILQQVIASASKPVFLLGSGAIRSRDRITAIVKEHNIPVLTTFTAKGIIDDYDELNLGLAGIRGSDRSDYAIENSDCIIALGTRLTARTIKNIDDIEDKLIHVNINDLVLMGDYPYHGHVADFLDEIKFEGDYSDWFKEILEIPPTVYTEGIDDDTIPLRPQSAINSIYKVFDDNVIVSDAGSHTSWTTLLKTSNSAYKLLYSGGFAPMGYGIPGAIGAAVGVPDEKIIVINGDGGFQMNVQELATIKQYGLNIMIFILNNNEYGIIRQYEERVYDMKPYATELINPDFVELAESYGIKSVKIQSKKELEMFLDENKDTKFPYVVEIVVGREFIPKPRD; encoded by the coding sequence ATGAATGCAGCTCATAAACTAGTTGAAATTTTAGAGGAAAATGGAATAGAATACATTTTTGGAATTCCTGGCGAACAGATCCTTCCATTATACGAAGCACTTCAAAAATCATCAATAAAACACATTCTGATGAGACATGAGCTTGCGGCCGCTCATGCTGCAGATGCATATTCAAGAATCACAGGTAAGCTTGGTGTATGTATTGCAACTGCAGGTCCTGGGGCATTGAATCTGGTCATGGGAGTGGCTACTGCATTTAAGGACAGGGTTCCGATGCTTGTAATCACTGGAGACAATCCAACATACAACAAGTATGGGGACGAGTTTCAGGCTTTCCCGTTAGGGGACATTTTTGAACACGTTGCATTGGAATCATATGATCCGGACAATGCTACAGATGCAATCACAGACCTTTATGAGATTTTCGATGCGTTTGAGGTTTATCCTCGCGGTCCAAAGCATCTAAATCTTTCAAAGGACATTCTGCTTGAAGATGACTACGAGGTTATAAAGGGCAACTACATAGCTAACTTCGACTATGGAAACACATGCATCCTTCAGCAGGTGATAGCCAGCGCTTCAAAGCCTGTTTTCCTTTTAGGTTCTGGAGCTATCCGATCAAGGGACAGGATAACTGCAATTGTCAAGGAACATAACATTCCGGTTCTGACAACATTCACAGCTAAGGGAATCATTGACGATTACGACGAATTGAATCTTGGATTGGCTGGAATCAGGGGTTCTGACAGGTCAGATTATGCAATTGAAAATTCTGACTGCATCATTGCATTGGGAACCCGTCTTACAGCAAGAACAATCAAAAACATCGATGACATTGAGGACAAGCTGATACATGTCAACATCAACGACCTTGTGCTTATGGGTGACTATCCTTATCATGGCCATGTTGCGGATTTCCTCGACGAAATCAAGTTTGAAGGGGATTACTCAGATTGGTTTAAGGAGATTCTTGAAATTCCTCCAACAGTGTACACCGAAGGTATTGATGACGATACAATTCCTTTACGTCCCCAATCAGCAATCAATTCAATATACAAGGTCTTTGACGACAATGTAATAGTCTCTGATGCAGGAAGTCACACTAGCTGGACAACCCTTTTAAAAACCAGTAATTCTGCCTACAAGCTCCTTTATTCAGGAGGATTTGCACCTATGGGTTATGGTATTCCTGGAGCTATCGGTGCGGCAGTTGGGGTTCCTGACGAAAAGATCATTGTAATCAACGGTGATGGCGGATTCCAGATGAACGTTCAGGAATTGGCTACAATCAAACAGTACGGCCTCAACATAATGATTTTCATTTTAAACAACAATGAATACGGCATTATACGCCAGTACGAAGAAAGAGTATATGATATGAAGCCGTATGCAACAGAACTGATTAATCCCGATTTTGTGGAACTTGCAGAATCATATGGAATCAAGTCAGTCAAAATCCAATCCAAAAAGGAACTTGAAATGTTTTTAGATGAAAATAAGGACACCAAGTTTCCTTATGTTGTAGAGATTGTTGTAGGTAGGGAATTCATTCCTAAACCTAGAGATTAA
- a CDS encoding deoxyuridine 5'-triphosphate nucleotidohydrolase, which translates to MLGEKELTKLFPDFEDLVQPSGIDLALDKIYIQKGEGSLIDNEKNLPDIEELEGPVFTLKPHTAYLASIDRKIKIPKGYSMLYLPRSTLLRSFVSVQTAVGDPGFFGTLMFMIHNHGDYEFKIKKGDRIAQGVVFEVEGSGEYNGSYQEVEE; encoded by the coding sequence ATGCTTGGTGAAAAGGAACTTACTAAATTGTTTCCTGATTTTGAAGATTTAGTACAACCTTCGGGTATTGATTTAGCATTAGATAAAATTTATATTCAGAAAGGAGAAGGTTCATTGATAGACAATGAAAAGAACCTTCCGGATATTGAGGAATTAGAAGGACCCGTTTTTACTTTAAAACCACACACTGCCTATCTGGCCAGTATCGATAGGAAGATTAAGATTCCAAAGGGATATTCAATGCTCTATCTTCCAAGGTCAACCCTTTTAAGATCTTTTGTATCTGTTCAAACAGCGGTAGGGGACCCTGGATTTTTTGGAACTTTGATGTTTATGATTCATAATCATGGGGATTATGAATTTAAAATAAAAAAAGGCGACAGAATAGCTCAAGGTGTTGTTTTTGAGGTTGAAGGTTCTGGAGAGTATAATGGCAGCTATCAGGAGGTGGAAGAATGA
- a CDS encoding sodium-dependent transporter → MSNKSEQPQWDSSLAFLMAMIGAAVGLGNIWRFSYVLYSNGGGAFFIPYFTAIIIMGVPFLILEYGIGFSFRKSFARILEHIKPKLEIVGWVLALLVFVVCCYYLVIVAWDLIYLVGSPFQVWGNNPGLFFSQSVGGGAELGGLERVILPSVAGVAVMWFIIWFISHRSVESGIGKASKMLIPLLFIIMAIIVAFSFTLPGHEIGLDVLLRPDWSSLTRVDIWISAFAQIIFSLSMGQAIAMTYASYLDKNARLNDYVLLVVASNSGFEIFTSFGVFSILGFMAMNAGVPIEKLITEGTSLIFIVFPTIFDAMGGIGRVLGPLFFLAILFAGITSAVGYFEPLASSLADKFRISRKKATTILCIVGFCISLCFTSGIGSYLVSIVDGFVNEFGILLIIAIQCIIFGWIYGIDHLVDILNKNSMFKVGKAWIADIKYLLPIALIIIWVWGISSLLMKMEPLEAIVGVILVVGILAGGIFLTKYNKNIPMED, encoded by the coding sequence ATGTCAAATAAAAGTGAACAACCACAATGGGACAGCTCTCTGGCGTTTCTAATGGCTATGATTGGAGCGGCTGTCGGACTCGGAAATATTTGGAGATTTAGTTATGTGCTCTACAGTAATGGTGGGGGTGCATTTTTCATTCCATATTTCACAGCCATTATCATAATGGGTGTTCCATTCTTAATTTTGGAATATGGAATTGGATTTAGTTTTAGAAAGTCGTTTGCAAGAATTTTGGAACATATCAAGCCGAAACTGGAAATTGTAGGATGGGTTTTGGCATTGCTGGTTTTTGTCGTATGCTGTTATTACCTGGTTATTGTAGCTTGGGACCTGATTTATCTTGTTGGAAGCCCATTCCAGGTATGGGGAAATAATCCTGGCCTTTTCTTCTCACAATCTGTAGGTGGAGGAGCTGAATTGGGCGGACTTGAAAGGGTTATCCTTCCGTCTGTTGCTGGTGTTGCAGTAATGTGGTTCATCATCTGGTTCATTTCACACAGGTCAGTTGAAAGCGGTATCGGTAAGGCCTCTAAAATGCTTATTCCGCTGCTTTTCATCATCATGGCAATCATCGTTGCATTTTCATTTACACTTCCAGGACATGAAATAGGTCTTGACGTGCTTTTGCGCCCTGACTGGTCAAGCCTTACTCGTGTGGACATCTGGATTTCAGCATTTGCACAGATCATCTTCTCCCTCTCAATGGGACAGGCTATTGCTATGACCTATGCAAGCTACCTGGACAAGAACGCCAGATTGAACGACTATGTCTTGCTTGTAGTTGCATCCAACTCAGGATTTGAAATCTTCACTTCCTTCGGTGTATTCTCAATCTTGGGATTCATGGCAATGAATGCAGGAGTTCCAATCGAGAAGCTCATTACAGAAGGAACAAGCCTTATCTTTATCGTGTTCCCAACAATCTTTGATGCTATGGGCGGTATTGGTAGGGTTCTTGGACCGTTGTTCTTCCTTGCAATTCTATTTGCAGGTATCACATCTGCTGTAGGTTACTTCGAACCTCTTGCAAGTTCATTGGCGGACAAGTTCAGAATATCCCGTAAAAAGGCAACCACAATCCTCTGTATTGTAGGGTTCTGTATTTCATTATGTTTCACATCTGGAATTGGAAGCTATCTTGTAAGTATTGTGGACGGATTCGTAAACGAGTTCGGTATCTTGCTTATCATCGCAATCCAATGTATAATATTCGGTTGGATCTATGGTATTGACCACCTGGTTGATATTCTCAACAAAAATTCAATGTTCAAGGTTGGAAAGGCTTGGATAGCTGACATTAAGTACCTCCTTCCAATTGCACTTATCATCATCTGGGTTTGGGGTATTTCCTCATTGTTGATGAAGATGGAGCCTTTGGAAGCGATTGTAGGAGTTATTCTGGTAGTGGGTATTTTGGCCGGAGGAATATTCCTTACAAAATACAACAAGAACATTCCAATGGAAGACTAG
- a CDS encoding DNA-processing protein DprA, with amino-acid sequence MKKFKELLLLSNLKRMSPIKINRDYVPILSRYGNFNKFLDYLEKQYSMEDLDKALELTEDILDIIDSNPLFSAVTILDKEYPSKLKDLANKAPPILYTVGNTEILSKPNMAVIGTRKPDIDTQNFEYRFVQNLVERTERAIISGLALGCDKTAHMATVDMREDTIAVLPVGINRISQLPNSRLAQMIVENGGCLITSFKPNAGANKSSYDTRNQYVATLADGIFVAQCSSESGTMNTVDYARKRHRRIGCFMPDDVGSADFSGNELILKEYRHRSFAIKNQDDLDGFLEFLVSRPKKRDYQSTLLDFMG; translated from the coding sequence ATGAAAAAATTCAAGGAACTATTGCTTTTATCAAACCTCAAGAGGATGAGTCCCATCAAGATAAACAGGGATTACGTCCCGATTCTTTCCAGATACGGGAATTTCAATAAGTTTTTAGATTACCTTGAAAAACAGTACTCCATGGAGGATCTGGACAAGGCATTGGAGCTTACTGAGGACATTTTGGATATCATAGATTCGAACCCTCTATTCTCAGCAGTAACCATCCTTGACAAGGAGTATCCAAGCAAGCTGAAGGATCTGGCAAACAAGGCCCCTCCAATTCTCTACACAGTGGGAAACACTGAAATCCTATCAAAGCCGAACATGGCAGTCATAGGAACTCGCAAGCCTGACATCGACACTCAGAACTTCGAGTACAGGTTTGTCCAGAACCTTGTTGAAAGGACAGAGCGTGCAATCATAAGTGGCCTTGCATTGGGATGCGACAAGACAGCCCACATGGCCACCGTTGATATGAGGGAGGATACCATTGCAGTCCTGCCTGTAGGGATAAACAGGATTTCACAGCTTCCAAACAGCAGGCTTGCACAGATGATAGTTGAAAACGGAGGATGTCTCATAACAAGCTTCAAGCCAAATGCAGGGGCCAACAAAAGCAGCTATGATACAAGAAACCAGTATGTTGCAACCTTGGCTGACGGAATATTCGTGGCCCAATGCTCAAGTGAAAGCGGAACAATGAACACTGTTGACTATGCAAGAAAGCGGCACAGGAGGATTGGATGCTTCATGCCTGATGATGTAGGCTCTGCTGACTTTTCAGGAAACGAATTGATTCTCAAGGAATACAGGCATCGTTCTTTTGCAATAAAAAACCAGGATGACTTGGACGGCTTTTTGGAGTTTCTCGTCTCCAGGCCTAAAAAGAGGGATTACCAGTCAACATTGTTGGATTTCATGGGCTAA